The following coding sequences lie in one Thermoplasmata archaeon genomic window:
- the rpl12p gene encoding 50S ribosomal protein P1, whose protein sequence is MEYVYGALLLNAAGKPIDEKALTGVLSAAGLSPDAARVKGLLASLEGVNLTEVLAKAETFSAPAPAAAPAEKKEGKGEKKEEEKKEEKGVSEEEAAEGLSALFG, encoded by the coding sequence ATGGAGTATGTCTACGGAGCGCTCTTGCTCAACGCCGCCGGTAAGCCGATCGACGAGAAGGCCCTCACGGGCGTGCTGAGCGCTGCGGGGCTCTCCCCGGACGCCGCGCGCGTGAAGGGGCTGCTCGCGAGCCTGGAAGGCGTCAATCTGACCGAGGTCCTCGCCAAGGCCGAGACGTTCTCGGCGCCCGCGCCCGCCGCGGCGCCGGCCGAGAAGAAGGAAGGCAAGGGCGAGAAGAAGGAAGAGGAGAAGAAGGAAGAGAAGGGCGTCTCCGAGGAGGAGGCCGCCGAGGGTCTCTCCGCCCTCTTCGGGTAG